The following are encoded in a window of Prochlorococcus marinus CUG1417 genomic DNA:
- the xth gene encoding exodeoxyribonuclease III, translating into MLIATWNVNSIRSRLSQIIDWMNQVNPDVLCLQETKVMDDSFPIEPFEKLGYSVEVYGQKSYNGVAIISKIKLENVKKGFYGCIESDQNIEIFLEQKRLISADINGIKIINVYVPNGSSLESNKFEYKINWLNCLASFLDEQEKKEELICLMGDFNVAPSKLDIHDPNKYEGGIMASEIERNALNNVLKERLIDSFRIFEKNTGHWSWWDYRNNAYELNKGWRIDHIYISKELSSKLKSCVIDSSPRGNLRPSDHAPVMIDLNLNDINVDFFDDEDDFLEI; encoded by the coding sequence TTGTTAATAGCGACTTGGAATGTTAACTCTATCAGATCCAGACTTTCACAAATAATAGATTGGATGAATCAAGTCAATCCTGATGTTCTATGTTTACAGGAAACAAAAGTGATGGATGATAGTTTCCCAATTGAACCCTTTGAAAAATTAGGCTACTCAGTGGAGGTTTACGGGCAAAAATCATATAATGGTGTTGCTATTATTTCTAAAATAAAATTAGAAAATGTTAAAAAAGGATTCTACGGCTGTATCGAATCTGATCAAAACATCGAAATTTTCCTTGAACAAAAAAGATTGATTTCTGCTGATATTAATGGAATTAAGATCATAAATGTCTATGTACCAAATGGATCTTCTCTTGAATCTAATAAGTTCGAATACAAAATTAATTGGTTAAATTGTTTAGCTTCTTTTTTAGATGAGCAAGAAAAAAAAGAAGAATTAATTTGTCTTATGGGCGATTTTAATGTAGCTCCTTCTAAGTTGGATATTCATGATCCAAATAAATATGAAGGAGGCATAATGGCGTCTGAGATAGAGAGAAATGCACTAAATAATGTTCTGAAAGAGAGATTAATAGATTCATTTAGGATTTTTGAAAAAAACACTGGTCATTGGAGTTGGTGGGATTACCGTAATAACGCATATGAATTAAACAAAGGTTGGAGAATAGACCATATCTATATCAGCAAAGAGCTGTCATCAAAACTTAAAAGTTGTGTCATAGACAGCTCACCTAGAGGGAATTTACGTCCAAGTGATCATGCCCCAGTAATGATTGATCTTAACTTGAACGACATAAATGTAGATTTTTTTGATGATGAGGATGATTTTTTAGAAATATAA
- the larC gene encoding nickel pincer cofactor biosynthesis protein LarC: protein MEDVLIECSPGISGDMLLGAFYDLGVPKKVIEKPLNELGLRDLYHLDFKESKSCSIRGVKVKVENIDCNPVKRTWGSIKELISNGNLEDKLKEIIYKVFESLAIAEGKVHGIKSEDVHFHEIGAIDSLVDIIGVCAALNYLKPNKVYCNEPTLGKGFVQTEHGKLSVPPPAVIELIRQKNIKVLSSRDSIEGELSTPTGIALLANLVNYLEPPTKYSINSYGVGIGNLKFTFPNLVRVYKITSFEDSFINDNEQISPKCEEISIQEAWIDDQTPEDISNFVEKLKVEGAYDVSYQAINMKKNRIGFSIQAILPIEKKEFFRRLWFDYSNTIGVRERTQSRWILLRRRGECPTTFGNIKFKQTLKPDGSITMKPENDEVLRLALEHKISTEEIRKIIKDSSKKFKAFENWK from the coding sequence ATGGAAGATGTTTTAATTGAATGTTCTCCAGGCATCTCTGGAGATATGTTGTTAGGGGCTTTTTATGATTTAGGTGTACCTAAAAAAGTCATTGAAAAACCACTAAATGAGCTTGGATTGAGGGATCTATATCATTTAGACTTTAAAGAATCAAAAAGTTGTTCTATACGAGGTGTCAAGGTAAAGGTTGAGAATATTGATTGCAATCCTGTCAAAAGAACTTGGGGCAGTATTAAAGAACTTATTTCAAATGGGAACTTAGAAGATAAATTAAAGGAAATAATTTATAAAGTATTTGAATCCTTAGCAATTGCAGAAGGGAAGGTTCATGGCATCAAATCTGAGGATGTTCATTTTCATGAAATTGGAGCTATAGATTCATTGGTGGATATTATCGGAGTATGTGCTGCCTTGAATTACTTAAAACCAAATAAGGTTTATTGTAATGAACCTACGTTGGGGAAAGGTTTTGTTCAAACTGAACATGGAAAATTATCTGTACCACCTCCTGCTGTAATAGAGCTAATAAGACAAAAAAACATTAAGGTTTTATCCAGTCGTGACTCAATAGAGGGCGAACTCTCAACTCCAACTGGCATTGCTCTACTTGCTAATTTAGTCAACTATCTAGAACCTCCCACAAAATATTCGATTAACTCTTATGGAGTAGGAATTGGGAACCTGAAATTCACATTCCCTAATTTGGTAAGAGTTTATAAAATTACTTCATTTGAGGATTCTTTTATTAACGATAATGAACAAATTAGTCCAAAGTGTGAAGAGATATCTATTCAAGAAGCATGGATTGATGACCAAACACCTGAAGATATATCGAATTTTGTAGAGAAACTCAAAGTTGAGGGAGCTTACGACGTTTCCTATCAAGCTATTAATATGAAGAAAAATAGAATTGGATTTTCTATTCAAGCAATCTTGCCCATAGAGAAAAAAGAATTTTTTAGGCGATTATGGTTTGATTATTCCAATACTATTGGTGTTCGTGAAAGGACCCAATCTAGGTGGATATTACTTAGACGCAGAGGAGAATGCCCCACGACTTTTGGAAATATAAAATTTAAACAGACTTTGAAACCAGATGGATCAATAACTATGAAGCCTGAAAATGACGAAGTTTTAAGATTGGCACTAGAGCATAAAATATCAACCGAAGAAATAAGAAAAATAATAAAGGATTCCAGTAAAAAATTTAAAGCATTTGAAAACTGGAAATGA
- a CDS encoding lysylphosphatidylglycerol synthase domain-containing protein, which yields MRFNLRNQSYWKFLKKFKFGVLKSTFFISSLLYFCVYFFYNIDQISFDINLETNGINLFLSFLFCVLSIYLNAYAWKYIVKWFGKEFKSNNLVSFYVLTNILKYVPGGIWHFVERFNFIKKISNPKIALYSTLIEPYFMLSGSFLLASLGLIFSPLYFFLIFPLVFLNRKLIYFILKRLGSLKGKVFDVLRLQNLNDQFEERINIISFFPTRALFFEIGFVLSKFIGFYFCLNTFYPSNTLDIIFLLVIFSLSWSLGLVVPTAPGGLGVFEACLLFLVGINIPQNAILVSLIYFRVISTSADLLLSCPFLIRKLFKRI from the coding sequence ATGAGATTCAATTTAAGAAATCAATCATATTGGAAATTTCTAAAAAAATTTAAATTTGGAGTTTTAAAGAGTACTTTCTTTATTTCAAGCTTGTTATATTTTTGCGTCTATTTTTTTTATAATATTGATCAAATTTCTTTTGATATTAATTTAGAAACAAATGGAATTAATTTATTTTTATCATTTTTATTTTGTGTTTTAAGTATTTATCTGAATGCTTATGCATGGAAATATATAGTTAAATGGTTTGGGAAAGAATTTAAAAGTAATAATCTAGTCTCTTTTTATGTCTTAACCAATATTCTTAAATACGTTCCAGGAGGTATTTGGCATTTTGTTGAAAGATTTAATTTTATAAAAAAAATTAGTAATCCAAAGATTGCTTTGTATTCCACACTTATAGAACCTTATTTTATGTTGAGTGGATCTTTTCTCTTGGCATCTCTGGGATTAATTTTTTCACCACTTTATTTTTTTTTGATTTTTCCTTTAGTATTCTTAAATAGGAAATTAATTTATTTTATATTAAAAAGATTAGGGTCTCTTAAGGGGAAAGTATTTGATGTTCTGAGACTTCAAAATTTAAATGACCAATTTGAAGAGAGAATAAATATAATTTCTTTTTTCCCTACTAGAGCTTTATTCTTTGAAATTGGTTTTGTTTTATCTAAATTTATTGGGTTTTATTTTTGCTTAAATACTTTTTATCCAAGTAATACTTTGGATATCATATTTTTATTAGTAATTTTTTCTTTATCATGGTCTTTAGGATTGGTAGTTCCAACAGCTCCAGGAGGACTTGGTGTTTTTGAAGCCTGCCTCCTTTTTCTTGTTGGCATAAATATCCCACAGAATGCAATTCTTGTTAGCTTAATTTATTTTAGAGTTATATCTACATCGGCAGATTTGTTGTTAAGCTGCCCTTTTTTAATTAGAAAACTTTTTAAAAGAATTTAG
- a CDS encoding ABC transporter permease, with protein MKILIKGFKKAVNELKLLYAISFILSIVVIIPICNFLLEGIQYVLSGDFSLGIAGGEEVIGTLKVLALTSLFGGGLGTLNGWLLSNCDFKYRKILRIFQLVPLAAPAYLITAILQDLGSIFGYQITGLWWGVLILSISTYPYVFILANESFNKFGVNQINASRGLGVGPWRSFFKIAFPMAMPALITGISLMCMEVMNELGTFALLNIPSISTGIAENWIIEGNPKNAIGLSLVALSIIFTLIIFEKFSRRKSKRWSENPASKDSQGWKLKKTRAFLAITISLFPPIFSFGIPFFWVLLNIDQIHKGLSLELLNLSFRTISLGLFTALITMLFSSIISLARRPNKNLLLEIITNLAGIGYAIPGTVLALSLISVSSSKLNFIAICLLIWGYLVRFLTISKGSIDSSLERISPSLDEAALGLGENWLGIIKKIHLPLLQGPIFVGSLLVFVDTIKELPITFILRPFDFDTLSVRIYQYAGDERMVEAILPAIFIMTLGLIASITLIPSLEKKN; from the coding sequence TTGAAAATACTTATTAAGGGATTTAAAAAAGCAGTAAACGAATTAAAACTTCTTTATGCAATCTCGTTTATTCTTTCAATAGTAGTAATCATTCCAATATGCAATTTTCTTCTTGAGGGAATTCAATATGTTTTAAGTGGAGATTTTTCATTAGGTATTGCTGGAGGAGAAGAGGTAATTGGTACTTTAAAAGTATTAGCGCTGACAAGTTTATTTGGAGGAGGCTTGGGAACCTTGAACGGATGGTTACTTTCAAATTGCGATTTTAAGTACAGAAAAATTCTTCGTATTTTTCAGCTAGTTCCACTAGCTGCCCCAGCATATCTAATAACAGCTATTTTGCAGGATTTAGGAAGTATTTTTGGGTATCAAATAACTGGTTTATGGTGGGGGGTGTTAATACTATCGATTTCTACATATCCATATGTATTCATTCTTGCAAATGAAAGTTTTAATAAATTTGGTGTTAATCAAATAAATGCAAGTAGAGGATTAGGAGTTGGCCCTTGGAGGAGCTTCTTCAAAATAGCTTTCCCAATGGCAATGCCAGCACTAATAACGGGAATAAGTTTAATGTGTATGGAAGTAATGAATGAGTTAGGTACGTTTGCATTATTAAATATTCCAAGTATTTCTACAGGCATAGCGGAAAATTGGATAATTGAAGGTAATCCAAAAAATGCTATAGGATTATCTTTAGTGGCCTTGTCAATAATTTTCACTTTAATTATTTTTGAAAAGTTCTCGAGAAGAAAATCAAAGAGGTGGAGTGAGAATCCCGCATCAAAAGATTCTCAAGGATGGAAATTAAAAAAAACTAGAGCTTTTCTAGCAATAACCATATCCTTATTCCCTCCAATTTTCTCTTTTGGAATTCCTTTTTTTTGGGTTCTGCTAAATATCGATCAAATTCACAAAGGGTTATCTTTAGAATTATTAAACCTATCATTTAGGACTATTAGTCTAGGACTTTTTACAGCATTAATAACAATGCTATTTTCGTCGATAATTTCCTTGGCTAGACGTCCAAATAAAAACTTATTGCTTGAAATAATAACAAACCTTGCGGGGATAGGTTATGCAATACCTGGGACAGTCTTAGCTTTATCTTTAATAAGCGTTTCTTCTTCAAAATTAAACTTCATTGCTATTTGCTTACTAATTTGGGGTTATCTTGTCAGATTCCTTACCATTTCTAAGGGTTCTATTGATTCAAGTCTTGAGCGGATTTCACCTAGTCTAGATGAAGCTGCACTTGGGTTAGGAGAGAATTGGCTTGGAATCATCAAAAAAATTCATCTGCCTTTGCTCCAAGGTCCAATCTTTGTAGGATCACTTTTAGTTTTTGTAGATACGATAAAAGAATTGCCCATTACATTTATTTTAAGACCATTCGATTTCGATACATTATCTGTACGAATATATCAATATGCTGGAGATGAAAGAATGGTAGAAGCAATATTACCAGCTATTTTTATCATGACTCTAGGTCTTATTGCATCAATTACGTTGATACCAAGTTTAGAGAAAAAAAACTAA
- a CDS encoding CobW family GTP-binding protein — protein MSKKLLPVTIISGFLGSGKTTLLNHILKNQVGLKTAVLVNEFGEIGIDNDLIIEGSEDMIELNNGCICCSINGELLNTVSKVLERSEKIDYLIVETTGLADPLPVAMTFAAGDLREKVRLDSIITVIDGENFDFEINNTSVAYSQILYGDILLLNKCDLVNEKQLKKVEKFINKIKKEPRILRSTNSEVGLQTIMSVGLFETDSFKFDNDKEGNSHDHSSHSHDHSSHSHDHSSHSHNHSSHSHDHSSHSHNHSSHSHDHSSHSHDLINNIEGFTSVSYETFEPFSLRKFQYFLDNQISQNVFRAKGILWFMESERKHIFHLSGKRFSLDDEEWTKEKSNKIVLIGKDLDHQTIKKQLSSCRFSTD, from the coding sequence ATGTCTAAAAAGTTATTACCTGTTACGATTATCAGTGGATTTTTAGGTTCTGGCAAAACTACGCTTTTAAATCATATTTTAAAAAATCAAGTTGGTCTTAAAACAGCTGTTTTGGTTAATGAATTTGGAGAGATAGGAATAGATAATGACTTAATAATAGAAGGCTCAGAAGATATGATCGAATTAAATAATGGTTGTATATGTTGCTCTATTAATGGTGAGTTATTAAATACAGTATCCAAAGTTTTAGAAAGATCTGAAAAAATAGACTATTTGATAGTCGAGACTACTGGCTTAGCTGATCCATTACCAGTAGCCATGACTTTTGCCGCTGGAGATCTTCGGGAAAAAGTAAGATTAGATTCAATCATCACTGTCATTGATGGAGAAAATTTTGATTTTGAAATTAATAATACAAGTGTCGCCTATTCCCAGATTTTATACGGAGATATCCTGCTTCTTAATAAATGTGATTTAGTCAACGAAAAACAATTAAAAAAAGTCGAAAAATTTATTAATAAAATAAAAAAAGAACCAAGGATTTTGAGATCAACCAATAGTGAAGTTGGGTTACAAACAATCATGAGTGTAGGACTATTTGAAACAGATAGCTTTAAATTCGATAACGATAAAGAAGGCAATTCACACGATCACTCTTCTCATTCACACGATCACTCTTCTCATTCACACGATCACTCTTCTCATTCGCATAATCACTCTTCTCATTCACACGATCACTCTTCTCATTCGCATAATCACTCTTCTCATTCACACGATCACTCTTCTCATTCGCACGATTTGATCAATAATATAGAGGGCTTTACATCAGTTTCTTATGAGACATTTGAACCATTTTCCTTAAGGAAGTTTCAATATTTCTTAGATAATCAAATCTCACAAAATGTATTTAGGGCGAAAGGAATATTATGGTTTATGGAAAGTGAACGAAAACACATTTTTCACCTATCTGGAAAACGATTTTCTCTAGATGATGAAGAATGGACAAAAGAAAAATCTAACAAGATAGTATTAATTGGGAAAGACTTAGATCATCAAACTATTAAGAAGCAACTCTCATCATGTAGATTTAGTACAGATTAG
- a CDS encoding 4a-hydroxytetrahydrobiopterin dehydratase, with amino-acid sequence MKPYLLQDEELKELIVKIPGWEINDDQIQREFKFFNFIEAFSFMTKVALICEKYNHHPNWENVYSRVIIRLSTHDLGGITNLDQTLASEINKIFDQ; translated from the coding sequence ATGAAACCTTACCTTTTGCAAGATGAAGAATTGAAGGAATTAATTGTCAAAATACCAGGCTGGGAAATTAACGATGATCAAATACAAAGAGAATTTAAATTTTTTAATTTTATTGAAGCCTTCTCATTTATGACTAAAGTTGCTTTAATCTGCGAAAAATACAACCATCATCCTAACTGGGAAAACGTTTATTCAAGAGTAATAATTAGATTAAGTACACATGATTTGGGGGGCATAACAAATCTCGATCAAACATTAGCTTCAGAAATAAATAAAATTTTCGATCAATAA
- a CDS encoding secondary thiamine-phosphate synthase enzyme YjbQ produces MEQIFSKLEFITNGEGFIDITNDLNLFIEKNNFDSGILNLTSLHTSCSLTINENADPNVLKDLKKYIQSIVPYNSYLTLSKNREEISYKHYQEGADDMPAHIKTSLTNTCLSLSFLDSNIMLGTWQAVYLWEHRFDQKERVLNVHIIGEKRQNIYNVTNKN; encoded by the coding sequence ATGGAACAAATATTTTCAAAATTAGAATTTATAACTAATGGTGAGGGTTTTATTGACATAACAAATGATTTGAATTTATTTATTGAAAAAAATAATTTTGATTCAGGAATTTTAAATTTAACTTCACTTCACACCAGTTGCAGCTTAACTATTAATGAGAATGCTGATCCAAACGTACTAAAAGACTTAAAAAAATATATACAATCTATAGTCCCATATAATTCCTACTTAACTTTATCAAAAAATAGAGAAGAAATTTCTTATAAACATTATCAGGAAGGTGCTGACGATATGCCAGCTCATATTAAAACATCTTTAACCAACACTTGTTTATCCTTAAGTTTTCTGGACAGCAATATTATGCTTGGCACATGGCAAGCAGTTTATTTATGGGAACATAGATTTGATCAAAAAGAAAGGGTTTTAAATGTACATATAATTGGTGAGAAAAGACAGAATATTTATAATGTAACTAATAAGAACTAA
- a CDS encoding carboxypeptidase M32 — translation MAEIQWNKLGAYLKETQILGSIQNTLYWDQNTGMPKKGASWRSEQLTYIAKILHRRNSSEEFYNLIQSAKNELLDTEQNSNNQLFIKDKERNINLLIKEFNRAKNLDPKLVESLAKAKSKGYESWQEAKKKSDFKVFLPFFEELVKLRIEEAKQISDQYLPWETLAQPFEPEITLKWLNKMFQPLKDTLPELIKGISKSKKYHWDLSPASQQILCSKLLDEFGRDKDLVVVGKSPHPFSITLGPNDYRITTRIVEGEPLSSFLATAHEWGHSIYEQGLPSQSHQWFAWPLGQATSMGIHESQSLFWENRIVKSKSFSKRFFKKFVSAGCTLNNYFELWKSINHLEAGLNRVEADELTYGLHILVRTELEIDLIEGGLPAEDIPEAWNKRYGELLGIKPSNDSEGCLQDVHWSEGAFGYFPSYLLGHLISAQISSQMERDIGSTDDLIQNGEYQKIIFWLRNNVHKYGRSVNSMELVRAVTNEELTPNYFINHLKSKINDFC, via the coding sequence TTGGCCGAAATTCAATGGAATAAGCTGGGTGCTTATCTTAAAGAAACTCAAATATTAGGCTCAATCCAAAATACGCTTTATTGGGATCAGAATACTGGAATGCCCAAGAAAGGAGCCTCTTGGAGGTCTGAACAACTTACATATATTGCCAAAATCTTGCACAGGAGAAATTCTTCTGAAGAATTTTATAATTTAATACAATCTGCTAAAAATGAATTATTAGATACTGAACAAAATTCTAATAATCAACTCTTCATTAAAGATAAAGAAAGAAACATTAATCTTTTAATTAAGGAATTTAATAGAGCGAAGAATTTAGATCCTAAGTTGGTTGAGTCTTTAGCAAAGGCAAAATCTAAAGGATATGAAAGTTGGCAAGAAGCTAAGAAAAAATCAGATTTTAAAGTTTTTCTCCCATTTTTTGAAGAACTTGTCAAATTACGGATTGAAGAGGCGAAACAAATATCAGATCAATATTTACCATGGGAGACTCTAGCCCAACCCTTTGAGCCTGAAATAACTTTAAAGTGGTTGAATAAAATGTTTCAGCCTTTGAAAGATACTCTCCCAGAATTGATTAAAGGAATAAGCAAGTCAAAGAAATATCATTGGGATTTAAGTCCAGCATCTCAACAGATTTTATGTTCAAAATTACTTGATGAGTTTGGGAGAGATAAAGATCTAGTTGTGGTTGGCAAATCTCCCCATCCTTTTTCGATAACATTAGGGCCGAATGATTATAGGATTACGACAAGAATCGTTGAAGGCGAACCATTATCAAGTTTTTTAGCAACTGCACATGAGTGGGGGCATTCAATTTATGAGCAAGGTCTGCCATCACAAAGTCATCAATGGTTTGCTTGGCCTTTAGGTCAAGCAACTTCAATGGGTATACATGAAAGTCAATCATTATTTTGGGAAAATAGAATAGTTAAATCAAAATCTTTTTCGAAAAGATTTTTTAAAAAATTTGTTTCAGCTGGATGTACATTAAATAATTATTTTGAACTATGGAAATCTATTAATCATTTAGAAGCAGGATTAAATAGGGTTGAGGCAGATGAATTGACTTATGGTTTACACATTCTAGTTAGAACGGAACTTGAAATAGATTTAATTGAGGGAGGGTTACCCGCTGAAGATATTCCAGAGGCATGGAATAAAAGATATGGTGAACTTTTAGGAATAAAACCATCTAATGATTCAGAAGGTTGCCTTCAAGATGTACATTGGAGTGAAGGTGCGTTTGGATATTTCCCTTCATATTTGTTAGGTCATCTTATAAGTGCTCAAATATCTTCTCAAATGGAAAGAGACATTGGTTCGACAGATGATTTAATCCAAAATGGTGAATATCAAAAAATCATATTTTGGTTAAGAAACAATGTTCATAAATATGGCAGATCAGTTAATTCTATGGAGTTAGTAAGAGCTGTAACTAATGAAGAACTAACGCCAAACTATTTTATTAATCATTTAAAGTCAAAAATAAATGATTTTTGCTGA
- a CDS encoding inorganic diphosphatase produces MANLNQPPSRVTPNLLHILNAFTDSSNTIINTIVELNSNTINKYELITETGHLKLDRVGYSSLAYPFAYGCIPRTWDEDGDPLDVEIVSVAEPLIPGSIVEARIIGVMKFDDGGEVDDKVIAVLADDKRMDHITSYEDLGEHWLKETKYYWEHYKDLKKPGTCTVNGFFGIEEAVKVIKDCEERYKKEIDPKLVN; encoded by the coding sequence ATGGCAAACCTTAATCAACCCCCAAGCAGGGTTACACCAAATTTATTGCACATACTAAACGCTTTCACTGATAGCTCAAATACAATAATAAACACTATTGTTGAGTTGAACTCTAATACCATTAATAAATATGAATTAATTACAGAAACGGGCCATCTTAAACTGGATAGGGTAGGTTATTCTTCACTCGCTTATCCTTTTGCTTATGGATGTATACCAAGGACATGGGATGAAGATGGAGATCCACTCGATGTCGAAATTGTTAGTGTAGCTGAGCCACTGATACCAGGATCTATTGTGGAGGCAAGGATTATTGGGGTGATGAAATTTGATGACGGTGGGGAGGTCGATGATAAGGTAATAGCTGTTCTCGCAGACGATAAAAGAATGGACCATATCACAAGTTATGAAGACCTTGGAGAGCACTGGTTGAAAGAAACAAAGTATTATTGGGAGCACTACAAAGATCTAAAAAAACCAGGAACATGTACTGTAAATGGTTTTTTTGGAATAGAAGAAGCTGTTAAAGTGATTAAAGATTGTGAAGAAAGATACAAAAAAGAAATTGATCCTAAATTAGTTAATTAA
- the hemC gene encoding hydroxymethylbilane synthase, whose amino-acid sequence MTNFKLKIASRRSKLAMVQTLWVKDQLERNIPNLEVSIEAMATQGDKILDVALAKIGDKGLFTKELEAQMLVGHADIAVHSLKDLPTNLPNGLKLGCITKREDPADALVVSKKNDCYKLETLPEGSIVGTSSLRRLAQLRYKYPHLVFKDIRGNVITRIEKLDAGEFDCIILAAAGLKRLGFESRIHQIIPSEISLHAVGQGALGIECKSDDKKVLEIINVLEDKPTSQRCLAERAFLRELEGGCQVPIGVNSNIDNEQLYLTGMVASLDGERLIKDQVIGNINNPELVGAELAKKLKLQGADKILSEIFEEFRENKN is encoded by the coding sequence ATGACCAACTTTAAACTGAAAATAGCTAGCAGAAGAAGTAAACTAGCCATGGTTCAAACTTTATGGGTTAAAGATCAACTAGAAAGGAATATTCCCAATTTAGAGGTATCTATAGAAGCTATGGCAACTCAGGGTGACAAAATCCTTGATGTAGCCTTAGCAAAAATAGGCGACAAAGGCTTATTTACAAAAGAACTTGAAGCACAAATGCTAGTAGGCCATGCTGATATAGCAGTACATTCTCTTAAAGATTTACCAACCAATTTACCTAATGGCCTTAAATTAGGATGCATCACAAAAAGGGAAGATCCAGCGGATGCTTTAGTAGTAAGCAAAAAAAATGACTGTTATAAATTAGAAACCTTACCTGAAGGTTCTATTGTAGGAACAAGTTCTCTAAGAAGACTTGCACAATTAAGATATAAGTACCCTCATCTTGTTTTCAAAGATATCAGGGGAAATGTTATTACAAGAATTGAAAAATTAGATGCCGGAGAATTTGATTGTATAATTCTTGCGGCCGCTGGTTTAAAGAGATTAGGCTTTGAATCAAGAATTCACCAGATTATACCAAGTGAAATTTCCCTTCATGCAGTTGGCCAAGGAGCTTTAGGTATTGAATGTAAATCTGATGATAAAAAAGTTTTAGAAATTATAAATGTCCTAGAAGATAAACCCACTAGTCAAAGATGTCTGGCAGAAAGGGCTTTTTTAAGAGAACTTGAAGGTGGATGCCAAGTCCCAATAGGTGTTAATAGTAATATTGATAATGAACAACTTTACCTTACAGGTATGGTGGCCTCTCTTGATGGAGAAAGGCTTATAAAAGATCAAGTTATTGGTAATATTAATAACCCTGAATTGGTAGGGGCAGAACTAGCAAAAAAACTAAAGCTCCAAGGTGCCGACAAAATACTTAGTGAAATATTTGAAGAATTTAGAGAAAACAAAAATTAG